One Maribacter cobaltidurans genomic window carries:
- a CDS encoding carboxypeptidase-like regulatory domain-containing protein: MNRVLPIFIWGLHILFSPFLFAQTLTSTVLDSVTQKPVPYATVLLNNKGVITNEEGKFTFLIDEGVQETDSLFISCIGYESIGKPLKEFKEKTILLAPKAIELREVIVSNKDYTPEEILEFVEDNIEKNYRLGFTKKRLFLRESNSNYISKSDYRIKESTIPELNREFLDSVLRSVPTNDTYYTEVLGDLYGNEDEDEQKLDLIKASELYDKSSRLDLENLEERFNEIIKKNVKTDSYFKIKSGLFGTKVDADELFETEVDSNDVKSLNEELEETTERKKFFSNYKKSTLANLYTNLPIFEDTDYNVLWKSRRYDLTLEAFTFIGDKALYVIDFKPKRSEEFRGKLYIDANDFALVKMDFENVEPLRKFKLLGISLNEYLAKGSILFGKDDDGKYSLRYYEITKGNRVGFKRPVKIIEKNKNVKGRRKQNELHLKIDAAFNGRNKYEVVVFETDPISESTFESFTEKKDVLPQYMPNYDPEFWQGYSIMEPNTAIKEFTSVVKEEE, translated from the coding sequence ATGAATAGAGTACTACCCATTTTTATTTGGGGGCTTCACATTTTATTTAGTCCTTTTCTTTTTGCTCAAACCTTAACTTCTACCGTACTGGATAGCGTTACTCAAAAACCCGTTCCTTATGCCACGGTTCTACTGAACAATAAAGGAGTAATTACGAACGAAGAAGGTAAATTTACTTTTTTGATTGATGAAGGTGTTCAGGAAACCGACTCGCTTTTTATTTCCTGTATCGGATATGAATCTATTGGCAAACCTTTAAAAGAGTTCAAGGAAAAAACGATTCTTTTAGCACCAAAAGCTATAGAACTTCGAGAGGTCATTGTTTCCAATAAGGACTATACTCCAGAGGAAATACTTGAATTCGTAGAAGACAACATCGAGAAAAACTATCGGCTTGGTTTTACTAAAAAAAGACTGTTCCTCAGAGAATCAAATTCAAACTATATTTCAAAATCCGATTATCGCATTAAGGAGTCCACGATACCTGAATTGAACAGGGAATTTCTAGATAGTGTACTACGTTCCGTACCCACAAATGACACGTACTATACCGAAGTTTTGGGTGATCTTTACGGAAACGAAGACGAGGACGAACAGAAGTTGGACTTGATAAAAGCTTCCGAACTATATGATAAGAGCAGTCGCCTGGACCTTGAAAACTTGGAAGAGAGATTTAATGAGATTATCAAGAAAAATGTAAAAACCGATTCCTATTTCAAGATAAAATCCGGATTGTTCGGCACGAAGGTAGATGCAGACGAACTTTTTGAAACGGAAGTGGATTCTAATGACGTTAAATCCTTGAATGAAGAGCTTGAGGAAACAACGGAACGAAAAAAGTTCTTTTCTAACTACAAAAAAAGTACCCTCGCCAATTTATATACCAATCTTCCCATCTTTGAGGATACCGATTATAATGTACTCTGGAAATCCAGACGATATGACCTTACGCTTGAAGCATTTACATTTATTGGGGACAAGGCACTATATGTAATCGATTTTAAGCCCAAGCGCTCAGAAGAATTTAGGGGTAAATTATATATTGACGCCAATGACTTTGCCTTGGTAAAAATGGATTTTGAAAATGTGGAACCCCTCAGAAAATTTAAACTACTAGGGATTTCATTGAACGAATACCTGGCTAAGGGAAGTATTCTATTTGGGAAGGATGACGATGGTAAATATAGCCTCCGTTATTACGAAATTACCAAAGGAAATAGGGTCGGTTTCAAAAGGCCCGTAAAAATCATTGAGAAAAATAAAAACGTAAAGGGACGAAGGAAACAAAATGAACTTCATCTAAAAATAGATGCAGCTTTTAACGGACGCAACAAATACGAAGTAGTCGTTTTTGAGACGGATCCCATTTCTGAGTCCACGTTCGAATCCTTTACGGAAAAAAAGGATGTACTTCCCCAATACATGCCCAATTACGATCCAGAATTCTGGCAAGGATATAGTATTATGGAGCCTAATACGGCCATTAAGGAATTTACTTCCGTCGTGAAAGAAGAAGAGTAA
- a CDS encoding RNA polymerase sigma factor produces MEELTNEELMTSVSNGQLDTLKILFERHHVHVFNFLYKMCGDRMLSEDLTQEVFYKIMKYRTSYHHGSFVSWMFTIARNSLKTHFKRNRPHDDIENVSFNLVAENESNSEEYSQLQLALAKLNASDRELLVLNRFQEIKYKELAEITGSTPGAVKTKVSRALKKLKTIYFKEL; encoded by the coding sequence TTGGAAGAACTAACCAACGAAGAATTAATGACATCCGTTTCAAACGGACAATTGGACACTTTAAAGATTCTCTTTGAAAGGCACCATGTTCATGTGTTTAATTTTTTGTATAAGATGTGCGGAGATAGAATGTTAAGTGAAGATTTGACGCAAGAGGTATTTTATAAAATTATGAAGTATAGAACCTCTTATCATCATGGCAGTTTTGTTTCCTGGATGTTCACCATTGCCCGAAATAGTTTAAAAACACATTTTAAAAGAAATAGACCGCATGATGATATTGAAAATGTGTCATTTAACCTCGTTGCCGAAAATGAGAGTAATTCCGAGGAATATTCGCAGTTACAATTGGCCTTGGCAAAACTAAACGCTTCTGATCGAGAATTACTGGTTCTTAATCGGTTTCAGGAGATAAAATATAAAGAACTGGCAGAAATAACCGGAAGTACGCCGGGTGCCGTAAAAACTAAAGTCAGTAGGGCTTTAAAAAAGTTGAAGACCATATATTTTAAAGAGTTATGA
- a CDS encoding HEAT repeat domain-containing protein, with translation MKVSHEKIDSLLPLYLTGELDPIEIEMVEKHLEDCKECRDTLDSFKSLSKTFQEEELQAPSPNLRLKFLEALETEKMSQGKIITMNKKSNNGLNFMVLGKIAAGFAILVTAFMMGKLYESKESELEYALLENEALKSKEMAMLSLMENQSASKRIQGVNFIEAFKAPDVEVLNALKDRMLLDQNTNVRIAAVEALSNFSDSELVKSAFITALETEKNPSVQIAIIKNLVRVQEKKATAPMKKLLELEETQPFIKEEIKKGLPQII, from the coding sequence ATGAAGGTATCACACGAAAAAATAGATTCTTTATTACCCTTATATCTAACTGGTGAATTAGACCCCATAGAGATAGAAATGGTAGAAAAGCACTTAGAAGATTGTAAGGAATGCAGGGACACTCTTGATTCATTCAAAAGTCTGTCCAAAACCTTTCAAGAAGAAGAGTTGCAGGCTCCATCCCCGAACCTCCGTCTTAAATTTCTGGAAGCTTTGGAAACTGAAAAGATGAGCCAAGGTAAAATCATTACCATGAACAAAAAATCCAACAACGGGTTAAACTTTATGGTATTGGGCAAAATAGCAGCCGGTTTTGCCATATTGGTCACCGCTTTTATGATGGGTAAATTATATGAATCGAAAGAGTCCGAACTGGAGTATGCCTTATTGGAGAACGAGGCATTGAAATCCAAGGAAATGGCTATGCTTTCCCTTATGGAAAACCAATCTGCAAGTAAGCGAATTCAAGGTGTCAATTTTATCGAGGCATTTAAAGCGCCTGATGTGGAGGTATTGAATGCCTTAAAGGATAGAATGTTGTTGGACCAAAACACCAATGTGCGTATAGCTGCAGTTGAAGCCCTGTCTAACTTTTCCGATTCGGAACTTGTTAAATCGGCCTTTATAACCGCTTTGGAAACTGAAAAGAACCCGAGTGTACAAATTGCCATTATAAAAAACCTGGTCAGGGTTCAGGAGAAAAAAGCTACTGCACCAATGAAAAAATTGCTGGAGCTGGAAGAAACCCAACCTTTTATCAAAGAAGAAATCAAAAAAGGATTACCACAAATTATATAA
- a CDS encoding DUF4097 family beta strand repeat-containing protein: protein MKKIKLFLFTVALSIGLQAQSEFSKSLSGIEWVKIETKSSITIKTHDKNEVLIKISDPKPKPEKAAGLKLLGATGVDNTNVGFNVAQAGNNLLVENIRKNQEAEIYLPKSQNVSITNSWGGRINVSGFSGEVEANSNLNGELVLENLSGPVTAYSLNHGIQLSFDELNPNAPIVLSTTNGEIDVTIPSSAKADLELSTWNGDIYSNFDIARPDKDGLKSISSKNIKGAINGGGTTLRLKSTNGNIYLRKK, encoded by the coding sequence ATGAAAAAAATTAAATTATTTCTATTTACGGTTGCCCTATCCATCGGATTACAGGCACAGTCAGAATTCAGTAAGTCGTTAAGCGGAATCGAATGGGTGAAAATCGAAACAAAATCGAGTATCACAATTAAAACACACGATAAAAATGAAGTGTTAATCAAAATAAGTGATCCTAAGCCAAAGCCTGAAAAGGCTGCAGGTTTAAAACTCCTTGGGGCCACTGGAGTAGATAATACCAATGTAGGGTTTAACGTAGCCCAAGCTGGGAATAACCTGCTTGTAGAAAACATTAGAAAAAATCAGGAAGCGGAAATCTATTTACCCAAATCACAAAATGTTTCCATTACGAATTCTTGGGGAGGACGAATAAACGTTTCCGGGTTCTCAGGGGAAGTAGAAGCCAATTCTAATTTAAACGGAGAGCTTGTCTTGGAGAATCTCTCCGGTCCCGTTACCGCCTATTCCCTAAATCATGGGATACAGCTATCGTTCGACGAACTTAATCCAAATGCTCCCATTGTGCTAAGCACGACTAATGGTGAAATTGATGTCACTATCCCTTCCTCTGCCAAAGCAGATTTGGAACTTAGCACTTGGAACGGGGATATCTACTCCAACTTTGACATTGCAAGGCCGGACAAAGATGGACTCAAATCCATATCCAGCAAGAATATAAAAGGGGCCATTAATGGAGGTGGAACCACCCTTAGGCTTAAATCCACTAATGGAAATATTTATTTAAGAAAAAAATAA
- a CDS encoding DUF4097 family beta strand repeat-containing protein, translated as MKQIKTLKLTLLLGLISLTLNAQKIIEESFDYNGQFIDLDVKFASEIEVKTWDKNSVYFKANIHTKDAKFLDEYKLDINKTSNEIKITSMAEGVFKKFQGEWNENNKDKKRRYYNTGDWYDFNYVIYVPKKAKFKVSSINGDLKSEIIEGDFTADLINGNIDIAQYSGNLDLTTINGEIDLKMVNAILVAETIHGDIYADEKLKFSSEDRHVGQKIAGQIAEGKNRLRLNTINGNMYLRL; from the coding sequence ATGAAACAGATTAAAACATTGAAACTTACCTTGTTGCTAGGCCTCATCAGCCTTACGTTAAATGCTCAAAAAATTATAGAAGAATCCTTCGATTATAATGGTCAATTTATAGACTTGGATGTAAAATTCGCTTCGGAAATAGAAGTGAAAACTTGGGATAAGAATTCAGTTTACTTTAAGGCCAATATTCACACCAAAGATGCAAAATTCTTGGATGAGTATAAATTGGACATTAATAAAACTTCAAACGAAATAAAAATAACTTCCATGGCCGAAGGCGTGTTTAAAAAGTTTCAAGGTGAGTGGAACGAGAACAATAAGGACAAGAAAAGAAGGTACTATAATACAGGCGATTGGTATGATTTTAACTATGTGATATATGTGCCAAAAAAAGCCAAGTTTAAAGTAAGCAGTATCAATGGAGACCTAAAATCCGAAATCATTGAAGGTGATTTTACAGCAGATTTAATCAATGGCAATATCGATATAGCACAATATTCGGGTAACTTGGACCTAACAACCATAAATGGCGAAATAGACTTGAAAATGGTAAATGCCATCCTAGTGGCCGAGACAATTCATGGGGACATCTATGCGGATGAAAAATTGAAATTCAGTTCCGAGGACCGTCATGTAGGTCAAAAAATTGCCGGTCAAATAGCGGAGGGTAAAAACAGGCTACGCTTAAATACCATTAATGGGAATATGTATCTGAGACTTTAA
- a CDS encoding DUF423 domain-containing protein: MVLLSQVMGAILGILAVIFGAFGAHILKKSFTPEQLTSFETGVKYQMYHALVLLMIGFNFNLDTGLEKYMVYCFIIGTLLFSFSIYGLCISASKGKKLKFLGPVTPLGGLFLVTGWSLLLYYFVRNLV, encoded by the coding sequence ATGGTACTACTTTCACAGGTCATGGGAGCTATACTTGGTATATTGGCCGTAATTTTTGGTGCCTTTGGTGCACATATCCTCAAAAAATCTTTTACTCCAGAACAATTGACAAGTTTTGAAACTGGGGTTAAATATCAAATGTATCACGCTCTCGTGCTTTTAATGATTGGGTTTAACTTCAATCTGGATACTGGTTTGGAGAAGTATATGGTTTATTGCTTTATAATTGGAACATTGCTTTTTTCCTTTAGTATCTATGGTTTGTGTATAAGCGCATCAAAAGGGAAGAAATTGAAGTTTTTAGGTCCAGTAACTCCCCTTGGTGGGCTATTTTTGGTAACAGGTTGGAGCTTGCTGCTCTACTATTTTGTTCGAAATCTTGTTTAA
- a CDS encoding TonB-dependent receptor, which yields MTNFKEEIKKMKKLILIILIAIPIVLSNCGTPKSAVENSSKTKTIDRERTDISLLDRIRKKSGVIVRNGVPLLNKSANSFSSEGSQEPLYVVNSQVIGNSFDSINDLVDSFNVKSIRILSGPEASSYGTQGGNGVIIITTFQ from the coding sequence ATGACTAACTTTAAAGAAGAAATAAAGAAAATGAAAAAACTCATATTAATTATTTTGATTGCAATCCCCATAGTTTTATCAAATTGTGGAACTCCAAAAAGTGCTGTAGAAAATAGTTCCAAAACGAAAACCATAGATAGGGAGCGTACAGATATTTCCTTGTTGGATAGAATACGTAAAAAAAGTGGTGTGATTGTTAGAAATGGAGTGCCTTTACTGAATAAGTCTGCCAATTCATTTAGTTCGGAAGGAAGTCAGGAACCCTTATATGTTGTAAACTCTCAGGTTATTGGCAATTCGTTTGATTCCATAAATGACCTCGTTGACAGTTTTAATGTAAAATCGATAAGGATATTGTCAGGACCGGAAGCTTCAAGCTATGGAACGCAGGGAGGAAACGGGGTTATTATAATAACAACTTTTCAATAG
- a CDS encoding ZIP family metal transporter, with protein MNQVIDYFESIDPILAAFYATLFTWGLTAVGAALVFLFKTMNRAVLDGMLGFTGGVMVAASFWSLLAPGIEMSPGDGFVKVIPAAVGFLLGAGFIFGLDKILPHLHINFKESEAEGVKTPWHRTTLLTLAITLHNIPEGLAVGVLFGGVAAGFEGATIGGAVALALGIGLQNFPEGFAVAMPLRRQGLSRKKSFLYGQASAIVEPIAGVLGAWAVLTFQPILPYALSFAAGAMIFVVVEEVIPETQQDNYTDIATMGFIGGFIIMMTLDVGLG; from the coding sequence ATGAATCAAGTAATAGATTATTTTGAATCGATAGATCCTATCTTGGCGGCATTTTATGCCACTTTGTTTACTTGGGGTCTTACCGCAGTCGGAGCCGCCCTAGTGTTCCTGTTCAAAACTATGAATAGGGCCGTTTTAGATGGAATGCTTGGATTTACGGGAGGAGTTATGGTGGCAGCCAGTTTTTGGAGTTTGTTGGCACCGGGAATTGAAATGAGTCCAGGCGATGGTTTTGTAAAAGTTATACCCGCAGCCGTAGGTTTTCTATTGGGAGCAGGCTTTATCTTTGGACTGGATAAAATTCTCCCCCATCTACATATCAATTTTAAGGAAAGTGAGGCCGAAGGAGTCAAAACCCCTTGGCATAGAACCACCTTGCTTACGCTTGCTATTACTTTGCACAATATTCCGGAAGGTCTTGCCGTAGGAGTACTTTTTGGAGGTGTTGCCGCTGGTTTTGAAGGTGCCACTATCGGTGGGGCGGTGGCCTTGGCCTTGGGGATTGGATTACAAAATTTTCCGGAGGGTTTTGCCGTTGCCATGCCTTTAAGAAGGCAAGGATTGAGCAGAAAAAAGAGTTTTTTATATGGTCAGGCCTCTGCAATAGTGGAGCCCATCGCCGGTGTTTTGGGCGCGTGGGCCGTACTTACCTTTCAGCCTATATTACCTTACGCCCTTTCCTTTGCAGCTGGAGCCATGATTTTTGTTGTCGTGGAAGAAGTAATTCCCGAAACCCAACAGGATAATTATACGGATATTGCAACGATGGGCTTTATCGGAGGTTTTATAATCATGATGACCTTGGATGTAGGGTTGGGCTAA
- a CDS encoding metal-dependent transcriptional regulator, producing MTLSEEDYIKTIYHLGSGKEQPISTNAIADQMNTKPSSVTDMLKKLSEKNMVNYKKYKGVSLTEHGELTALSIIRKHRLWEVFLVDKLGFAWDEVHEVAEQLEHIKSDKLIDKLDTYLGNPRVDPHGDPIPSKEGEFKKSVKKLISELPTGSEGVCVGVNDSSVAFLKFLDKNQISLGDTLKILEKEDFDGSVSIIINDREMRISDQIASNLFLEVLEKN from the coding sequence ATGACACTTTCAGAAGAGGATTACATAAAAACAATATATCATTTGGGCAGCGGGAAGGAACAGCCTATATCCACAAACGCCATCGCAGATCAAATGAATACGAAACCGTCTTCGGTTACGGATATGCTTAAAAAGCTGTCCGAAAAGAATATGGTGAACTACAAAAAATATAAAGGGGTTTCGCTTACCGAACATGGAGAATTGACTGCGCTTTCCATAATCAGGAAACACAGGCTATGGGAGGTTTTTTTAGTGGATAAGTTAGGTTTTGCTTGGGATGAGGTACATGAGGTTGCTGAACAGTTGGAACACATCAAGAGCGATAAACTTATAGATAAATTGGATACCTATTTGGGTAACCCACGGGTGGATCCCCACGGCGACCCCATACCATCAAAAGAAGGAGAATTTAAGAAATCGGTTAAAAAATTGATAAGCGAACTCCCTACAGGCTCTGAAGGTGTTTGTGTAGGAGTAAACGATTCCTCAGTGGCCTTTTTAAAATTTTTGGACAAAAATCAAATATCCTTGGGCGACACCTTAAAAATATTAGAAAAGGAAGATTTTGACGGTTCGGTAAGCATCATTATCAATGATAGGGAAATGAGAATATCCGATCAAATTGCCTCCAATTTGTTTTTGGAAGTATTGGAAAAAAATTAA
- a CDS encoding TonB-dependent receptor — protein sequence MSLKLLTFCFLIFNCFLAYTQDASVSGVITSEKETVPFANIFLKNTEIGTSSNESGEFILEGIRPGTYVLVTSVIGFRPFSKKITFTKNQKLLLDIELEPSTENLEEMVVTGTLKAVSRSESPVPVEVYSPTFLKQNPTANIFEALQNVNGVRPQINCNVCNTGDIHVNGLEGPYTLVLIDGMPIVSGLGTVYGLSGIPNSLIEQIEIVKGPASSLYGSEAVGGLINIITKNNLEAPDFAADTFLTGWGEYNLDLGAKLEFGKKTNVLLGVNYFNFDQLVDNNGDNFTDLTLQNRISIFQKWSFERKDNRIFSLAGRYFYEDRWGGELQWTPEYRGGNEIYGESIYTRRWEILGKYQLPVREKLLFSFSYNDHSQNSVYGDIPYVADQRIGFSQLTWDKKLGKHDLLLGTSLRYNFYDDNTTATVVADEVLIPSLFLQDEINLAEKHSLLLGLRYDYDQRHGAIFTPRTAYRFKVSDNDILRFNAGTGFRVVNLFTEEHAALTGARDVIVTEELKPERSFNVNLNYLKKIYGSNGTFANIDASFFYTHFSNAILPDYDTNPNQIIYDNLDGKSVSKGISANLDVVFPNGFKFLLGATLQDVSQTESGITTRQILTESYTGTWNLGYTFNNLDLTLDYTGNLYGPMRLPTLGESDPRSDYSPVWSIQNIQFTYKGLDNFEFYGGIKNLLNWTPNRGNPFIIARANDPFDREVTFDTNGNPVSTPNNPNALTFDPSYVYGPNQGIRGFFGMRYRLN from the coding sequence ATGTCATTAAAACTATTGACATTCTGTTTTTTAATTTTTAATTGTTTTCTGGCCTACACCCAAGATGCAAGTGTTTCGGGTGTAATTACGTCTGAAAAGGAGACAGTACCCTTTGCGAACATTTTTCTTAAGAACACGGAAATAGGAACTTCTTCAAACGAAAGTGGGGAATTTATTTTGGAAGGTATAAGACCCGGTACCTATGTTTTGGTGACTTCCGTTATTGGTTTTAGACCTTTTTCAAAGAAAATAACCTTTACTAAAAATCAGAAACTACTGCTAGATATTGAGCTAGAACCATCCACCGAAAATTTGGAGGAAATGGTAGTGACCGGGACATTAAAAGCAGTGAGTCGTTCCGAAAGCCCGGTTCCCGTAGAAGTCTATAGCCCCACATTTTTAAAACAAAATCCAACGGCAAACATCTTTGAGGCCCTACAAAACGTGAACGGTGTAAGACCCCAAATCAATTGTAATGTCTGCAATACGGGCGACATACATGTCAATGGATTGGAAGGTCCCTATACCTTGGTGCTGATAGACGGCATGCCTATCGTCAGTGGATTAGGTACGGTCTACGGCCTTTCTGGAATCCCCAATTCCCTTATAGAGCAGATAGAAATCGTTAAGGGTCCCGCTTCTAGTCTTTATGGTAGTGAAGCGGTGGGAGGCTTGATCAATATTATAACCAAAAACAATTTGGAGGCACCCGACTTTGCCGCCGACACATTCCTAACAGGTTGGGGAGAATACAATCTGGATTTAGGGGCCAAACTTGAATTCGGAAAAAAAACGAATGTCCTTTTGGGGGTAAACTATTTTAATTTCGACCAATTGGTGGATAATAACGGAGATAATTTTACGGATTTAACCCTTCAAAATCGCATATCTATTTTTCAAAAATGGAGTTTTGAACGAAAGGACAACCGTATATTTTCCTTGGCCGGTCGCTATTTTTATGAGGACCGTTGGGGTGGAGAATTACAATGGACACCAGAGTACCGAGGTGGAAACGAAATTTATGGTGAAAGCATCTATACCCGACGATGGGAAATACTTGGAAAGTATCAATTACCCGTACGGGAAAAACTACTGTTTTCCTTTTCCTACAATGACCATAGCCAAAATTCGGTTTACGGGGATATTCCTTACGTAGCTGACCAGCGGATTGGGTTTTCACAATTGACTTGGGATAAAAAATTAGGCAAGCATGACCTTTTATTGGGCACCTCCCTTAGGTATAATTTTTATGACGATAATACTACGGCCACTGTCGTTGCCGATGAGGTTCTAATTCCCAGTTTATTTCTGCAAGATGAAATCAATTTGGCCGAAAAACATTCTTTGCTCTTAGGTCTACGCTATGACTATGACCAAAGACACGGTGCTATTTTTACACCTAGAACTGCCTATCGATTTAAAGTGTCCGATAATGATATACTGCGTTTTAACGCGGGCACCGGTTTTAGGGTAGTAAACCTTTTCACTGAAGAACATGCCGCACTAACGGGAGCTCGAGATGTAATCGTTACCGAGGAATTAAAACCAGAACGTTCGTTTAATGTCAACCTCAACTATCTAAAAAAAATATATGGGTCTAATGGTACGTTTGCCAACATTGATGCATCATTTTTTTATACTCACTTTAGCAATGCCATTTTACCCGATTATGATACGAATCCCAATCAGATTATATACGACAATTTAGATGGAAAATCGGTTTCCAAAGGAATAAGTGCTAATCTGGATGTAGTGTTCCCTAACGGATTCAAATTTTTACTGGGTGCAACGTTACAAGATGTGAGTCAGACCGAGAGTGGAATCACAACAAGACAAATTCTAACGGAAAGCTATACAGGGACTTGGAATTTAGGCTATACGTTCAACAATCTCGACCTTACCCTGGATTACACTGGGAATTTATATGGCCCTATGCGGCTACCTACTTTAGGTGAAAGTGACCCAAGAAGTGATTATTCGCCGGTTTGGAGTATTCAAAACATTCAATTTACCTATAAGGGATTGGATAATTTTGAATTCTACGGAGGCATTAAGAATCTATTGAACTGGACACCCAACCGTGGCAACCCCTTTATCATTGCCAGGGCTAACGACCCTTTTGATAGGGAAGTAACCTTTGACACCAATGGAAACCCGGTTTCCACACCGAATAATCCCAATGCATTAACCTTTGACCCTTCTTATGTCTACGGGCCCAACCAAGGTATCCGTGGTTTTTTCGGGATGCGGTATAGACTTAATTAA
- a CDS encoding lycopene cyclase family protein — translation MANLDYDYIIIGAGAAGLMLAEAMGKDKYFSDMSILLLDKDSKNTNDRTWCFWEKGKGKFDDILYKSWGHISFKAQDFSKSYDIGPYSYKMVRGIDFYSDYLKRIKDCANITFIQEGVEDVKENPEKVIVSTPSNTYTCRKVFDSRFDYTLTNSSSKYPVLQQHFVGWVIKTKTPIFDVDKATYMDFSIPQKGNTRFMYVLPYEENVALVEYTLFSENVLPKQEYEAAIQNYIKEHLNCEPFEILEKEQGNIPMTCFDFTQNNTQRIFHIGTGGGWAKPSTGYTFMSTSKKVPQLVSLLKSETEFKGLKAKKRFWFYDLLFLDVLHSNNAIGHQIFTNLFQSRQPQLIFKFLDEETNLWEEIYYILGCPKMPFLKAFFKRLF, via the coding sequence ATGGCCAATTTGGACTACGATTACATCATTATTGGGGCGGGAGCAGCAGGTCTTATGTTGGCCGAGGCCATGGGAAAGGATAAGTATTTTTCAGATATGTCCATTTTACTTTTGGATAAGGACAGCAAAAATACCAATGACAGAACTTGGTGCTTTTGGGAAAAAGGAAAAGGTAAATTTGATGATATCCTTTATAAAAGCTGGGGTCATATTTCTTTTAAGGCTCAGGATTTTTCCAAAAGTTATGATATTGGCCCGTATTCCTACAAAATGGTCCGGGGCATTGATTTTTATTCCGATTATTTGAAAAGGATAAAGGATTGTGCCAACATTACATTTATACAAGAAGGGGTAGAAGATGTCAAGGAAAACCCGGAAAAAGTGATTGTATCGACACCATCAAACACCTATACCTGCCGTAAAGTGTTTGATAGTCGTTTTGATTATACCTTAACGAATTCCTCAAGTAAATACCCCGTTCTCCAACAACATTTTGTGGGATGGGTCATAAAGACCAAAACTCCAATTTTTGATGTGGACAAGGCCACTTACATGGATTTTTCCATTCCCCAGAAAGGAAATACAAGATTCATGTATGTGCTCCCCTATGAAGAAAATGTGGCCCTAGTGGAGTACACGCTGTTCTCCGAGAATGTGCTGCCTAAACAGGAATATGAAGCTGCTATCCAGAATTATATCAAGGAACACCTCAACTGCGAGCCATTTGAAATTTTAGAAAAGGAACAAGGTAATATCCCCATGACGTGCTTCGATTTCACCCAGAACAATACCCAAAGAATTTTCCACATAGGAACGGGTGGGGGTTGGGCCAAACCAAGTACGGGATATACTTTTATGAGTACCTCTAAAAAAGTCCCTCAGCTTGTAAGCCTTCTTAAATCGGAAACAGAATTTAAGGGTTTAAAAGCGAAAAAACGTTTTTGGTTCTATGACCTGTTATTCTTGGATGTCCTCCACTCCAACAATGCCATTGGACATCAAATTTTTACGAACCTATTTCAAAGCAGACAGCCCCAATTAATTTTCAAGTTTCTGGATGAGGAAACCAATTTGTGGGAAGAAATATATTATATATTGGGTTGTCCCAAAATGCCGTTCCTAAAAGCTTTTTTCAAAAGGCTATTTTAA